A single region of the Anas platyrhynchos isolate ZD024472 breed Pekin duck chromosome 6, IASCAAS_PekinDuck_T2T, whole genome shotgun sequence genome encodes:
- the HMX2 gene encoding homeobox protein HMX2 yields MSSKEDPSKCCPAAAPVSSFTIQSILGSGGTDGPRAAGTKAAAWPPRARNPSLSSDEEEPEESWKHRGCFCPEAHGPAETCPKHRPAGFTCLSSSKGSGAAAGSAERPPFLSPSQQDFKEEKEKPLGPSSPSCGDRQRDGGDRQAGAAKKKTRTVFSRSQVYQLESTFDMKRYLSSSERACLASSLQLTETQVKTWFQNRRNKWKRQLSAELEAANMAHASAQTLVGMPLVFRDNSLLRVPVPRSLAFPAPLYYPGSNLSALPLYNLYNKIEY; encoded by the exons ATGAGCAGCAAAGAAGACCCGAGCAAGTGCTGCCCGGCCGCTGCTCCCGTCTCCAGTTTCACCATCCAGTCCATCCTGGGCAGCGGCGGCACCGACGGCCCCCGGGCGGCCGGCACCAAAGCTGCGGCTTGGCCCCCCCGCGCCAGGAACCCGTCCCTCTCCTCGGACGAAGAGGAGCCCGAAGAGAGCTGGAAACACCGCGGCTGCTTCTGCCCCGAAGCTCACGGCCCCGCCGAAACGTGCCCCAAGCACCGGCCCGCCGGCTTCACCTGCCTCA gcagcagcaagggGAGCGGAGCGGCGGCGGGCAGCGCGGAGCGGCCGCCTTTCCTCTCGCCCTCACAGCAGGACTttaaggaggagaaggagaagccGCTGGGACCCTCCTCGCCCTCCTGCGGGGACCGGCAGCGCGACGGCGGGGACCGGCAGGCCGGAGCCGCCAAGAAGAAGACGCGCACGGTGTTCAGCCGCAGCCAGGTGTACCAGCTGGAGTCCACCTTCGACATGAAGCGCTACCTGAGCAGCTCGGAGCGGGCCTGCCTGGCCTCCAGCCTGCAGCTGACCGAGACCCAGGTGAAGACGTGGTTCCAGAACCGCCGCAACAAGTGGAAGCGGCAGCTCTCGGCCGAGCTGGAGGCCGCCAACATGGCGCACGCCTCGGCTCAGACTCTGGTGGGGATGCCGCTGGTGTTCAGGGACAATTCGCTCCTCAGGGTGCCGGTGCCGCGCTCCCTCGCCTTCCCAGCGCCCCTCTACTACCCCGGCAGCAACCTCTCGGCCTTACCGCTCTACAACCTCTACAACAAGATCGAGTACTGA